GGCGATTTGTGATGCGGTAGCGCAACCACAATGCCCGTACAATTGCACCAACTGTTAAGGGGATACCAATCAGCGTCAGCCCGATGAGCAGGTTAATAATTAGATCCCCAACGTGAGGACCACCTTCGTAGTAAACTTCTTCACGAATTCCCATTAAGCACCTCGGCTGCTACCAATAACTGCTCTAATTCTTGCAGAAATTGTTTGGTTACGCACTCCTGTCGTGCTGCTGATGGGTGAACGATAACTACCAGTAACCATCCAGGTGAAATTCGCGGCAATAGACAGCGAAAGGCAACCCGCAGTTGTCGCTTAATCCGATTGCGAACGACTGCTTTTTTACTCACTTTTGTGCTGATGGAAATACCGATCCGTGTAGGCGCACCTACTTTATGCGTAGCTGTGGCTAGCTTGCCATCTGCTACTGAAGTTGTGGCATTTTGCATTCGCAAAGCTCTCAAAGTCATGCGATCGCTGTTGCGCCGTATTCCAGCTCGAAATACGGCGCGAAAGTCTTCTCTACTTGAGAGCCGATTTACTTTTGACAAACCCAAATGACCAGTTATCAGTGAAGAACGGGAGTAGGGAGCAGGGAGCAGGGAGTAGGGAAAAGTTGTCAGCAGCTAGTTAATTGTCTCTTGCAAAAGCGCCAATTACCAATTCCCACTCACTACTCACTGATTCAGTCACTTCTATTAGGGACTTTAGACAGTGAGGCGATGACGACCTTTTCTGCGGCGCGCTCTAATCACGTTTTGTCCGTCGGGGGTACGCATCCGAGCGCGAAACCCAGATGTTCTCTTTCTTTTGCGGTTAGTACCTTCCAGCGTGCGTTTCATAAATCTGCTCTCTCAGTTATTCGGAATTTTTAGCTAAAAAAGTCACAATCTGCAATTTTAGCATGAAACCTTCGTAACCAGATAGTTGTTGTAGAGACGTTACGAGTAACGTCTCTACAACAACCGCCGATCGCCGATTAACTGATAGTAACGATCCACGTTCCCAGATAGCGCAGTAGCGGTACGTCTCCAGGTGTTTGAATCTGACAGTTAAAGTAGAAAGTACCACCAGAGCTAGGATTTTTCACGTTCGAGAAGACCAATTCCACTCTGCTACCAGCTGGAACGGGTTCTTTAGGATAAATATCGACTTTATGATTTTCCTTATCCCAAACAACTTCTTGCAACGGCACTTTATCGCCTTTAATCCGCACCTCAATCCGATCGGTGTCAAATTTACCTTTAAAATAGTCCGGGTAGGAAATAGAAAACTGCGATACTGCCAAGTTCAGCTTTTTCTGTGGAATTCTCAACCGATAGCGATCCCAGCCGCTAGTTTGTCCGCCAAAGTCTAATTTGTAGGGGAGTTGATTCTCGCGCTTTACGCCACTCCAGAGAGTAAATCCTGATGTACCCTGAGCGGATGATACAAGGGGCAACCCAGTTAGTAATAAGCCAGAAACGGCGATCGAGGCAAGTAGGCGACGCATAAAATCTCCTTCGGACAACAATTGTAATGAGCCGCACTCCTCACAAGCAAGAATAGTGCGTTACTAAGTCTAATTTACTAGAACTCGCTCGCTCTCTACAGACGCTGCGTGTTAGTTATTAGTTGCAGTTGTCAGGGAGCAGGGAGTCGGGAGTCGGGAGCAGGGAGCAGGGAGACAAGAGGGACAAGGGGGACAAGGGAGACAAGGGGGACAAGGGGGATAAGGGAGACAAGGGGGACAAGGGAGACAAGGGAGACAAGGGAGACAAGGGAGACAAGGGGGACAAGGGGGACAAGGGGGACAAGGGGGAAAAAATTCTCCCTTGTGTCCTCCCACACTTCCCACCCCCCATTCTTTACTGGTCACTGATAACTGACAATTGCTCGCTCAATTACGAATTACAAATTACAAATTACGAAATATAAACTTTTTGTTATAAAAATTGAGTTGTTGAGTCACACAATTGATAGTTGTCTACGCTACAGTCATCAAGATACCTTTTGAGCAAGTTTTATTTAATAGTTTTATCTTAGTTCTAGACAAAACCCGAACAAAACGCAGACTAAATCGGGTGCTATTACAATTGCTTGATATGTTAAGAAAAAAGATTACAGCAGGCTTGTCAGCAGAGGTAGTCATTCACTTTCATCTGGCAATTCCTAAAAGAAGTTAAAGAGGTAGATCTCAGCTTTGAAGCGCAACATAAGATCGAAAAAATGTGAGGATCGATCGCAAGATCTGCAATTTTTGCATTGTTATGATGCCAAAAATAGATTGCAATTGGTAAAAGAGGAGTAGGGAGATTAAGTATTACTCGATCGCGAGAAAACTGCTAACAAAGCGCAAAGATTTGCGATCGCATGAGAGGAAGAATTTAGCTGTTGTGTTAACGGAGAAGTCATGAAAATAGCGGTGGCAAAAGAAATCGAAGTTGGAGAGCGTCGGGTCGCTCTAGTACCAGATGTCGTTGCCCGATTGGTAAAACAAGGTGTAGAGGTGTGGGTAGAAGCGGGAGCTGGCGATCGCGCTTTCTTCTCGGATGCAGCCTACGAAGCCGCAGGAGCCAAAATCGTTAGCGATCCGGGATATCTGTGGTGGGAAGCAGACGTGTTGCTGAAAGTAGGAGTCCCCCAAGAACGCGAAGATGGACGCTCGGAAGTGGAAATGTTACGGGAAGGAGCTGTATTAATTAGTTTCCTCAATCCCTTGGGAGAACCTGCGATCGCCAAGCGGCTAGCAGAACGGCGAATTTCAGCCTTTAGCATGGAGATGATCCCCCGCACGACTAGAGCGCAGAGCATGGATGCTTTGTCTTCTCAAGCTTCGATCGCGGGTTACAAAGCAGTGCTAATTGGAGCGGCAGCTTTACCCAAGTACTTTCCCATGTTAACAACAGCGGCGGGGACAATCGCCCCAGCCAAAGTATTCATAATTGGTGCGGGAGTAGCAGGATTACAGGCGATCGCCACTGCAAGACGACTGGGAGCAGTTGTAGAAGCTTTTGATATTCGTCCGGCGGTGAAAGAAGAAGTCCAAAGCTTGGGAGCCAAGTTTGTTGAAGTGCAGTTAGAAGAAGAAACTGTAGCTGCTGGCGGCTATGCAAAGGAAGTTTCGGAAATAGCAAAACAGCGCACTCAACAAGCGATCGCGGAACACGTCAAGCTATCAGACGTAGTTATTACCACTGCACAAGTCCCTGGTAGAAAAGCACCGATCCTCGTGACAGAAGAAATGGTAGCGCAGATGAAGCCAGGTTCGGTAGTGGTCGATTTAGCCGCAGAACAAGGCGGGAACTGCGCTTGCACGGAGCCAGGAAAAGACGTACAGCGCAATGGTGTTACCATCATCGGCACGATCGATCTCCCCTCATCCGTACCCATCCACGCCAGCCAGTTGTATGCCAAAAACCTGCTGTCACTGGTGCAGTTGATGATTAATAAAGAAGATAAAAGCCTTCAGCTCAACTTTGAAGACGACATCATCGAAGCAGCCTGTATTACCCACGCTGGAGAAATTCGCAATTCACGGGTAAAGGAAGCCTTGGCAACACTAGTGGGGATTGGTAATGGGTAAAACAAAAGTCAAAAGTTAAAAGTCAAAAGTCAAAAATAATTCCGACTCCCACTCTCCCGACTCCCGACTACCAAAAGGAGGATTAATTCATGACAGAAGCTTTAATTGCCGCTTTATTTGTGTTTGTTTTGGCATCGTTTGCAGGATTTGAGGTGATTAATAAAGTCCCGCCGACACTGCACACGCCTTTGATGTCTGGTTCTAACGCAATTTCAGGGATTGCGGTGATCGGTGCTTTGCTGGTTTCTGGTCCTCAAGAATCAAATTTATCAGTGATTTTGGGCTTGATTGCCGTGATTTTAGCCACAATTAACGTTGTCGGTGGTTTTTTAGTCACCGATCGCATGTTGCAAATGTTTAAGAAAAAAGAGGTGAAAGCGTGAGCGATTTTCTGCCAACTGGGATTCAGCTAACTTATTTAGTCGCTGCCTCTTTATTTATTATTGGTTTGAAAAAACTGAGTTCGCCTGCAACAGCGCGTAACGGTAATCTGTTG
This window of the Chroococcidiopsis thermalis PCC 7203 genome carries:
- a CDS encoding NAD(P) transhydrogenase subunit alpha, which encodes MTEALIAALFVFVLASFAGFEVINKVPPTLHTPLMSGSNAISGIAVIGALLVSGPQESNLSVILGLIAVILATINVVGGFLVTDRMLQMFKKKEVKA
- a CDS encoding Re/Si-specific NAD(P)(+) transhydrogenase subunit alpha, with product MKIAVAKEIEVGERRVALVPDVVARLVKQGVEVWVEAGAGDRAFFSDAAYEAAGAKIVSDPGYLWWEADVLLKVGVPQEREDGRSEVEMLREGAVLISFLNPLGEPAIAKRLAERRISAFSMEMIPRTTRAQSMDALSSQASIAGYKAVLIGAAALPKYFPMLTTAAGTIAPAKVFIIGAGVAGLQAIATARRLGAVVEAFDIRPAVKEEVQSLGAKFVEVQLEEETVAAGGYAKEVSEIAKQRTQQAIAEHVKLSDVVITTAQVPGRKAPILVTEEMVAQMKPGSVVVDLAAEQGGNCACTEPGKDVQRNGVTIIGTIDLPSSVPIHASQLYAKNLLSLVQLMINKEDKSLQLNFEDDIIEAACITHAGEIRNSRVKEALATLVGIGNG
- a CDS encoding DUF2808 domain-containing protein, with translation MRRLLASIAVSGLLLTGLPLVSSAQGTSGFTLWSGVKRENQLPYKLDFGGQTSGWDRYRLRIPQKKLNLAVSQFSISYPDYFKGKFDTDRIEVRIKGDKVPLQEVVWDKENHKVDIYPKEPVPAGSRVELVFSNVKNPSSGGTFYFNCQIQTPGDVPLLRYLGTWIVTIS
- the rnpA gene encoding ribonuclease P protein component, producing the protein MGLSKVNRLSSREDFRAVFRAGIRRNSDRMTLRALRMQNATTSVADGKLATATHKVGAPTRIGISISTKVSKKAVVRNRIKRQLRVAFRCLLPRISPGWLLVVIVHPSAARQECVTKQFLQELEQLLVAAEVLNGNS
- the rpmH gene encoding 50S ribosomal protein L34 — translated: MKRTLEGTNRKRKRTSGFRARMRTPDGQNVIRARRRKGRHRLTV